Part of the Halobaculum halobium genome, TCTGAAGGATTTCAACAGAGCCCATTAATTGAATTCACACGAATTGAGTACATGCGTTCAAATCTAAATTTGACATTTTGATGCCAATCTCATTCATAGGTCCTCTGAATTCGAATGCAGACGCAAGAGGATCAGCTCGGCCGTGAGTACAGAGAAAAATGGCATGACGAATACCCAATAGTATCTGAGTGATTTAATGAATAATGTGCAGAAATAGAGCACAGAGAGAATCAATGATTGTCCCAAAACAGAATTTGGGCTTGAAGCAATTATCTGGATTGGTTGGCTTCGAACCTTCCGAGATATCAAAATTGCTGCGGGAACACAGACGTGAACAGTCGACACAATCCGCAAGACCAAGTAAACTCACCCAACGTATCGGATTTATAAGCGGATTTCGCACAGGAGTAGCAACGTAATCTCCCGCAGCAAGCACCGAGGACAAAATAGCTTGCTGGAATGACTCAACACCCCAGATAACCCCAACAGTGCCATAACTGACTGCAATGACAAGCAACCCAGCAGAAATATAAGAGAATACCCACTCGCGGGTACGCTTGCTTCGATGAATACCCCAGAGCAAAATTGGTATTGCCGCTAATGCAGTATATTGAGAGAACATCGCACCTGTGGCGATACTGACGCCTTTCGCGAATGGCTTCTCAGTATAAAGGGCGAAGAGGAGACATACGACGGCAACTGAGCGGACATTAAGGATAGTTCCATTGATCAACGGGAGAGTAGATAGGTAGAGTAGTGCAGCGGCTTCACCAAATATCAAAGAGTAGTCTTGAGCAACCCATCGATAGAGTAAGACTGCTGCAAGTGCATTAGATAATCCAACAAATGCAAAGAACGAAAGCTCGTATTGTCCCGTTTGATAAAATAATACATTGAGGATCTCAAAGAGAGGTGGTTTGTTGTCGCCCGCATTGCCGAGGTAAAGTGCCTCTCCAGAACTAACTGCTTCCGCGACGGGATACCAGACTTCCCGCGCATCGAAAAACAAATTCGAAAGACCTGCTCGCACCATTAGGAATTGGTAAGAAGCCTGGCCAATGGCTACTGTGGCAAGAAATATAGTAGCGAGACGTTCCCGATTCACAATCACAAGGTAAATGGAAATTCTTGTAATATTAACTGTTGTTCTTCAGCGATGCCAGGGATACTGAGAACTTGTTAGCGGCCGATTCTTCTTTGACGCGGTGAAATGAAGTTCGCGAGTGTATCAGGAACCCGGCAACCACCACCCTGAAATTAGTACTCGATTCTGCGCTCGGATGTGTACTGATCCGGTGTCCGGAGAATCCCCCGAGGGTGGGGCTGAACTTTAGTCCTGCCCAGACTGGGCGTAAAGGCTGGATATTAAGTGCTCGAAGTGGTGGGCGTGACCGTCGCCTGTTACACCCGCGTTTCCACCGCGAAGCAGAACCTCGAACGGCAGTTGACTTCGACGAAGCAGTACGCCGAGGACACCCTCGGCGCGTCGCTCGCCGAGATCGAGGTCTACCGCGACAAGTCGAGTGGCACCAACACCGCCCGCGACGCCTACCAGCGGCTCATGTCCGACGCGGAGGCCGGCGAGATCGACGCCGTCGTTGCGCACGAGGTCTCGCGCGTCGCCCGCTCCATCACCGACCTGGAGCGCACCGCCGAGCGGCTGCGAGAGCTGGCGTCGAGCTGCACATCGTCTCCGAGTCGCTGGTGATGAAGCCCGACGAGGAAGATCCGTACCAGCGCGCGCTCTTTCAGATGCTCGGTGTGTTCGGCGAGTTGAAGCGCGGATCAAGCGTCAGAACATCCGCGAGGGGATCGCGGCGCGCCAGGACTCCGATGAGTATCGGCACGGTCCCGCGCCGCTGGGGTTCGAGAAGGACGACGGTCGGCTCGTCGAGGGCAGCGACTACCACCGCGTCGTTACCGTGCTGGAGCAGGTCGCCGCCGACGAGATGAGCCAGCGCGCGGCGGCGCAGGAACTCGATGCCGGTCGGAAGACGGTCCGGCGGGCGGTGAACGAGCGCGCAGAACTGTACGGGTTGTAGCCTACTGCCGCCGACCGTATGACATTCCGAGGCGCCACATCAGCGGGACTGCGATCATCGGGATGAACGCCGCCGTGTTCGTTGGCTGGAGC contains:
- a CDS encoding recombinase family protein — translated: MTVACYTRVSTAKQNLERQLTSTKQYAEDTLGASLAEIEVYRDKSSGTNTARDAYQRLMSDAEAGEIDAVVAHEVSRVARSITDLERTAERLRELASSCTSSPSRW